The following proteins are co-located in the Acropora palmata chromosome 11, jaAcrPala1.3, whole genome shotgun sequence genome:
- the LOC141897287 gene encoding uncharacterized protein LOC141897287: protein MASDGTRWSKDEINTLVDAYSDAKMSADPMKTNRELYSSIKSLLELNNDVQRSTKQIETKVKKLKSGYSKLKDRMKVSGAERPYDSKSLSSVEKVAFQHWDNLDRILGTHPVEDPPDEHLMESSAKGESDETESSAVNEVESGAAETNTESSAAEVNTSQTQTSKPPKRKSGKDGKPKKKPRLCDVVEQSNEQMKQMQDYMQSNSVTLEECSKEREED, encoded by the exons ATGGCATCCGACGGAACAAGATGGAGTAAGGACGAAATTAACACCCTTGTAGATGCCTACAGCGATGCGAAAATGTCAGCAGAcccaatgaaaacaaacagagaGCTTTACAGTTCAATCAAGAGCCTCCTGGAACTAAACAATGACGTTCAACGTTCAACAAAGCAGATCGAGACAAaagtgaagaaattgaaatcagGCTATAGCAAGTTGAAAGACCGTATGAAAGTATCCGGAGCTGAGCGACCCTATGACTCGAAATCTCTTTCAAGTGTGGAAAAGGTCGCTTTTCAACACTGGGATAATCTTGACCGCATTTTAG GTACTCACCCAGTTGAAGACCCACCAGATGAACATTTAATGGAAAGCTCAGCTAAAGGAGAAAGTGATGAAACAGAATCAAGTGCAGTGAATGAAGTAGAGTCAGGTGCAGCAGAAACTAATACAGAATCAAGTGCAGCAGAGGTGAATACTAGTCAGACTCAGACATCAAAACCACCAAAGAGAAAGAGTGGTAAGGATGGTAAGCCTAAGAAAAAGCCTCGCTTATGTGATGTAGTGGAACAATCCAatgaacaaatgaaacaaatgcaGGATTACATGCAGAGTAATTCAGTTACATTAGAGGAATGTtctaaagaaagagaagaagacTGA